Part of the Bacteroidota bacterium genome is shown below.
AATCCCTGCGTGCTTTGTAACAGACTTGTGAAATGGGGCGATATGCTTGAAAAAGCCAATCAGCTCGATTGCGAATTCATTGCAACAGGTCATTATGCCAGGGTTGCTCACGAGAACAACCGTTGGTTTCTCAAAAAAGGTTTAGATAGCCACAAAGACCAGACATACGTGCTCTGGGGACTCGACCAGGAACAGATTAGCCGTACCATGTTTCCACTCGGCGAAAGAAATAAAAACGACATCCGGGAAATTGCAAAAAGTGCCGGACTCGCACGTATTGCAACAAAAAGCGAAAGCTATGAGATATGCTTCGTTCCTGATGACGACTATCGCGGATTTCTGCGAAGGCGCGTTGAAGGACTGGAACAAAAAGTTGATGGCGGCAATATCACCGACACCGAAGGAAAAATACTCGGTAAACATCATGGCTATCCTTTTTATACCATTGGTCAACGCAAAGGACTTGATGTAGCGGCCGGGCACCCGCTGTATGTAAAAAAACTCGACCCGCTGACCAATACCGTAATCCTTGCAAAAAAGGATGAATTGCTGTCAGATGAAATGATAGTCCGCGATTACAATCTGATGAAATATGCAAAGATTGAAGTCCTGAACAATATCAGCACTGCCATTCGATACAATGATAAAGGTA
Proteins encoded:
- the mnmA gene encoding tRNA 2-thiouridine(34) synthase MnmA, with amino-acid sequence MSRKGRVLVAMSGGVDSSVAALLLHEEGWEVIGITMKTWDYAASGGSAHETGCCSIDSINDARAMAVKLGMPHYVLDLRDVFEKKIISNFIDEYLAGRTPNPCVLCNRLVKWGDMLEKANQLDCEFIATGHYARVAHENNRWFLKKGLDSHKDQTYVLWGLDQEQISRTMFPLGERNKNDIREIAKSAGLARIATKSESYEICFVPDDDYRGFLRRRVEGLEQKVDGGNITDTEGKILGKHHGYPFYTIGQRKGLDVAAGHPLYVKKLDPLTNTVILAKKDELLSDEMIVRDYNLMKYAKIEVLNNISTAIRYNDKGTGSRLIKNDEGTIKVMFDHAVSAITPGQSAVFYEGDDLVGGGIIM